A window of Sutcliffiella cohnii contains these coding sequences:
- a CDS encoding transglutaminase-like domain-containing protein, which yields MMINKHSLLTIFIILLTSMLLLSACSNSNSSSTTGNGEIESPVVEEPEIDPYEALVMEKNEEIELTPLELTSYSEDVGATFANPSYQKFAVDGQVVVEGQIEKHAELQTDFVWIKVTTNVDGPTGKNLEYYTPIINGTFKQEIHFYNGEGEYQVNVQLPSMDRENYYYSTAKFDVINVNPEKKRDVTFTPYGYEAGLALDLSSSYVEENGVISLKGTANLTDEDTVMITLKKDSDNWKHVIPVKNGQFSYDVPLFFGEGLHELEVLVPDENRNNYYRTASVIYIHNLSNEVMMPITYYDMYIKRGVTLESPSYGGEKAEQTYFVRGTIDQSAEFAQETTHLYITTELDGETALEVIPVENFVFDGEFHLRFGPGTYKVTLSVPEIRERNSNEFRYFHFAEFEVESVAAVDNRNLLPSRGVQSDDPIIIALANEITEGASSDREKAKAVYEYVAKNISYDVEKLRTNDFQWDDSALKTLELKSGVCQDYAYLAIALLRAVDMEARYVEGFTRERHAWVEVLVDGDWLTMDPTWGAGYVHRNEFVAEYNEAYFDPNTAEFEKTHKRNGVAY from the coding sequence ATGATGATTAATAAACATTCATTATTAACTATTTTCATAATCTTATTAACTAGTATGCTACTGCTTTCTGCATGTAGTAATTCTAATAGTAGTTCTACGACCGGTAATGGGGAAATTGAATCGCCCGTTGTAGAAGAACCTGAAATCGATCCATATGAAGCACTAGTCATGGAAAAAAACGAAGAAATAGAGCTCACACCATTAGAGCTTACTAGTTATAGTGAGGATGTTGGTGCAACTTTTGCAAATCCTAGTTATCAAAAATTTGCTGTAGACGGGCAAGTAGTCGTGGAAGGGCAAATTGAAAAGCACGCGGAATTGCAAACTGACTTTGTGTGGATTAAAGTTACGACTAACGTAGATGGGCCGACTGGGAAAAACCTTGAATATTATACACCTATTATTAATGGTACTTTTAAACAAGAAATTCACTTTTATAATGGAGAAGGCGAGTACCAAGTAAATGTTCAGCTTCCGAGCATGGATCGAGAGAATTATTACTATTCTACAGCGAAGTTTGATGTTATTAATGTGAACCCAGAAAAGAAGCGAGATGTAACATTTACGCCGTACGGGTATGAAGCAGGATTAGCTTTAGATTTATCGTCTAGTTATGTGGAAGAGAATGGCGTAATTTCCTTAAAAGGGACGGCAAATTTGACTGATGAAGATACTGTTATGATCACGTTGAAAAAGGATTCGGATAATTGGAAACATGTGATACCAGTGAAGAATGGCCAGTTCTCCTATGATGTTCCGTTGTTTTTTGGAGAAGGTTTGCACGAGCTAGAAGTGCTAGTTCCAGATGAAAATCGAAATAATTACTATCGAACAGCCTCCGTCATTTATATTCACAATCTTTCAAATGAGGTCATGATGCCGATTACGTATTATGACATGTATATTAAACGTGGAGTTACGTTGGAATCTCCTTCATATGGGGGAGAAAAGGCAGAGCAAACATATTTTGTTCGGGGAACGATTGATCAGAGTGCTGAATTTGCACAAGAAACGACACATCTTTATATAACGACTGAGTTAGATGGTGAAACAGCATTAGAAGTTATTCCAGTGGAAAATTTCGTTTTTGACGGTGAGTTCCATCTTCGTTTCGGGCCAGGTACGTATAAAGTGACCTTAAGTGTACCGGAAATTAGGGAGAGAAATAGTAACGAGTTTAGATATTTCCACTTTGCTGAGTTCGAGGTAGAATCAGTTGCGGCGGTAGACAACCGAAATCTACTACCATCCCGAGGTGTTCAATCCGACGATCCCATTATTATTGCGCTAGCTAATGAAATTACAGAAGGTGCGAGTTCGGACCGGGAAAAAGCAAAAGCAGTGTATGAATATGTAGCGAAAAATATTTCGTACGATGTCGAGAAACTGAGAACAAACGACTTTCAATGGGACGATAGTGCATTAAAAACGTTGGAGTTAAAGTCAGGGGTTTGCCAAGACTATGCTTATTTAGCAATTGCACTATTAAGAGCAGTAGATATGGAAGCACGATATGTAGAGGGGTTTACGAGAGAACGACATGCATGGGTTGAAGTACTAGTCGATGGTGACTGGCTTACGATGGACCCAACGTGGGGAGCCGGGTATGTTCATAGAAATGAATTTGTCGCAGAGTATAATGAAGCATATTTCGATCCAAATACAGCAGAGTTTGAAAAAACACATAAGCGTAATGGTGTAGCATATTGA
- a CDS encoding M14 family zinc carboxypeptidase — protein sequence MNKLSKKMLALSLTGVMTFGGLTTVSLPASAVGNGPNYNGNESIQTSILTTYEELVDFLHVQEAKQSALELEVIGETVKGRDIYMAKYITNEDNPTILFLTQQHGNEQLTTEGALEFIKHLGTGKTRSVLENVNILVIPMLNADGAMGDVNFSTDNYIADGDRHLTRANANNYDLNREHDKATAAMQPEARVLHENVLEVYDIDYLIDLHHQGTQSERDGKYVSGSILYPTNPNVDPAIVEQSKKLGAVVFHEIESKGWGHLGKYNGGSGANIGRNGIALRYDIATLLFEMRGMSDHTNPSAVLGQKSNGYLIKQTVNTLDSTVKAIADGSIHTVDTSFWDTLPFQTTRPAEEGDE from the coding sequence ATGAACAAGCTTAGTAAAAAAATGTTAGCGCTATCACTAACAGGCGTCATGACTTTTGGGGGACTAACGACAGTAAGTTTACCAGCAAGTGCAGTTGGAAATGGACCGAACTACAATGGTAATGAGTCTATTCAAACGTCGATTCTTACTACATATGAAGAGCTAGTTGATTTTCTACATGTACAAGAAGCGAAGCAAAGTGCTTTAGAGCTAGAAGTAATTGGTGAAACAGTAAAGGGCCGTGACATTTACATGGCAAAATATATTACAAATGAAGACAATCCAACGATTCTTTTCCTAACTCAACAACATGGGAACGAGCAGCTTACGACAGAAGGTGCGTTGGAATTTATTAAGCATTTAGGAACTGGCAAAACGAGATCTGTATTAGAAAATGTAAATATTCTTGTCATCCCGATGTTAAATGCAGATGGCGCAATGGGTGATGTAAATTTCTCTACAGATAATTACATTGCAGACGGTGACCGTCATTTAACACGCGCGAATGCAAATAATTATGATTTGAACCGTGAGCATGATAAGGCGACGGCAGCTATGCAGCCTGAAGCGCGTGTCCTACATGAAAATGTGTTAGAAGTATACGACATTGATTATTTAATTGATTTACATCATCAAGGTACACAAAGTGAACGTGATGGGAAATACGTATCAGGGTCGATTTTATATCCTACGAACCCTAACGTAGACCCTGCAATCGTGGAGCAATCCAAAAAGTTAGGTGCAGTTGTTTTCCATGAGATCGAGTCCAAAGGATGGGGTCACTTAGGAAAGTATAACGGTGGTTCAGGTGCAAATATTGGCCGTAATGGAATTGCTTTACGTTATGACATTGCGACCCTACTATTTGAAATGCGCGGAATGTCTGATCACACAAATCCATCAGCTGTTTTAGGACAAAAGAGTAACGGTTATTTAATAAAACAAACAGTTAACACACTTGACTCTACTGTAAAAGCAATTGCCGACGGTTCCATCCATACAGTAGATACTAGCTTCTGGGATACTTTACCGTTCCAAACAACTCGACCGGCTGAAGAAGGCGACGAATAA
- a CDS encoding PH domain-containing protein, with protein sequence MVATKGILEWTLVSECPIPNDVHDLLVDGEEAISAYKTFRDSAIFTNKRLIVRDAQGLTGKKVEIYSLPYSSIYMWSTENAGSFLDVNAEVELWTKAGHIKVNLKKGVDVRKFDKLIANAIL encoded by the coding sequence ATGGTAGCTACAAAAGGTATTTTAGAATGGACACTCGTTTCAGAATGCCCAATTCCAAACGATGTGCATGATCTATTAGTCGACGGCGAAGAGGCAATTTCTGCTTACAAAACGTTTCGGGATAGCGCAATATTTACAAACAAAAGATTAATTGTTCGAGATGCACAAGGCTTAACTGGGAAAAAGGTGGAGATCTATTCATTGCCGTATTCCTCGATTTACATGTGGTCTACAGAAAATGCAGGTAGTTTTTTAGATGTCAATGCCGAAGTGGAGCTTTGGACGAAAGCTGGTCATATTAAAGTGAACTTGAAAAAGGGAGTAGACGTTCGGAAATTCGATAAGTTAATTGCGAATGCAATTTTATAG
- a CDS encoding class I SAM-dependent methyltransferase produces the protein MKKQVTETFNELASVYEHSVDTTSLYNSEYERPAMLQQLPTDLTNKSVLDAGCAAGWYTEQLLQRGAKIKATDISPEMVSATKRRIGNRADVRCLDLEEKLPFADHTFDYIVSSLTLHYIKDWSHTFQEFHRILKPNGILLYSVHHPFSDIELLEEPSYFSTELIIDRWNKVGKVYDVPFYRRPLQDIMNVTATYFSIEKIIEPQPTEAFKRMKREAYIKLMKRPQFLIIKSIKKQGDWHKGEKN, from the coding sequence ATGAAAAAGCAAGTAACAGAAACGTTTAACGAGCTTGCTAGTGTGTATGAACATTCTGTCGATACTACTAGCTTGTATAATAGTGAATACGAAAGACCAGCCATGTTACAACAACTCCCAACAGATTTAACGAATAAAAGTGTACTAGATGCAGGATGTGCAGCGGGTTGGTATACAGAGCAATTGCTACAGAGGGGCGCAAAGATAAAAGCAACAGACATAAGTCCTGAAATGGTCAGCGCCACAAAAAGACGTATTGGCAATCGAGCCGACGTACGTTGTTTAGACTTAGAAGAGAAGTTGCCGTTTGCGGATCATACCTTTGACTACATTGTCAGCTCCTTAACGCTTCACTATATAAAAGATTGGAGTCATACATTTCAAGAGTTTCACAGAATATTAAAGCCTAATGGTATTTTGTTATATTCCGTTCACCACCCGTTTAGTGATATTGAACTGCTGGAAGAACCTAGCTATTTTTCAACAGAATTGATTATCGATCGGTGGAATAAGGTAGGAAAAGTATATGACGTTCCTTTTTACCGAAGGCCGTTACAAGACATAATGAACGTAACTGCTACCTATTTTTCGATAGAGAAAATAATTGAACCTCAGCCTACTGAAGCATTCAAAAGGATGAAAAGAGAAGCATACATAAAATTAATGAAACGTCCGCAGTTTCTCATCATAAAATCTATTAAAAAACAGGGGGATTGGCATAAGGGGGAGAAAAATTGA
- a CDS encoding PadR family transcriptional regulator, producing the protein MTETAFYILLSLTKPRHGYGIIKHVEEISNGRIRLGSGTIYGTLTKMQADGVITVFSDGERKTVYEITDHGKQLILHEITRVKELHHNAIKYEGDFL; encoded by the coding sequence ATGACGGAAACGGCATTTTACATATTGTTGTCGTTAACAAAACCACGTCATGGTTACGGCATTATTAAACACGTAGAGGAAATTTCAAACGGTCGAATTCGATTAGGATCAGGAACGATTTACGGGACATTAACGAAAATGCAGGCAGACGGGGTGATCACAGTTTTTTCAGATGGGGAAAGAAAAACAGTGTACGAAATTACCGACCATGGTAAACAGTTAATCCTTCATGAAATTACAAGAGTAAAAGAGCTTCATCACAATGCAATAAAATATGAGGGGGACTTTTTATGA
- a CDS encoding DUF2812 domain-containing protein: MSAFFRPMWSFDVQKTEKWLSRQAEKGYHFHHLHRFTRSFSFQKGEPKSLTYRIGYDKFQTSSLSRSLVDDGWEKISQSGKWYVLVNERNQSDIKTTTSREAIMKRNNYWMYFFSAILLYLACMALLNITIFASAFFSNVPVERVESPYWIITYIGFGVGIVFLIFLIYSVLKIRKSNKELSIENQLVWKSDVQPVKEEMKRRKFGWMYSPDKLENWLEKMESEGYQLYRVNKLGTTFYFLKGEPRLVKYCADYQSLSRNSYFEVHRQAGWQAVFRSTGALQKWTIWSKEYNPGEEQPQMYSDKTHQLKHAKRVASSYTMLFLPLTLMYLFIFSINIGYMFTTDSWSLTEFNSFMFLLLIFVFGSFIGRSWMYYYRLKRA, encoded by the coding sequence ATGAGTGCATTTTTTAGACCGATGTGGAGCTTCGATGTTCAAAAAACGGAGAAATGGCTTTCGCGTCAAGCCGAAAAAGGTTATCACTTTCACCACCTCCATCGATTTACGCGAAGTTTTTCTTTCCAAAAAGGGGAGCCTAAATCATTAACATATCGGATAGGCTACGACAAATTTCAAACATCTAGTTTATCACGATCATTAGTGGACGATGGCTGGGAAAAGATTTCGCAAAGTGGAAAATGGTACGTTTTAGTGAATGAACGAAATCAGTCCGACATAAAAACTACGACAAGTAGAGAAGCAATTATGAAACGAAATAACTATTGGATGTACTTTTTCAGTGCAATCCTTTTATACTTAGCGTGCATGGCACTACTTAACATTACGATATTTGCTAGTGCATTCTTTTCTAATGTGCCAGTTGAAAGAGTGGAAAGTCCGTATTGGATTATTACGTATATCGGTTTTGGAGTTGGCATCGTTTTTCTCATTTTTTTAATCTATTCCGTATTAAAAATTAGAAAATCAAACAAAGAGTTGTCGATAGAAAATCAACTTGTATGGAAATCTGATGTACAGCCAGTAAAGGAAGAAATGAAGCGAAGAAAGTTCGGTTGGATGTATTCGCCGGACAAACTAGAAAATTGGTTAGAAAAAATGGAGAGTGAAGGTTACCAACTATATCGTGTGAACAAGTTAGGGACGACGTTTTACTTTTTGAAAGGTGAACCGAGACTTGTAAAATATTGTGCAGATTATCAAAGTCTTTCCCGTAATAGTTATTTTGAGGTTCATAGACAGGCTGGTTGGCAGGCGGTATTCCGTTCAACAGGGGCTCTACAAAAATGGACGATTTGGAGTAAGGAATATAATCCAGGGGAAGAACAACCGCAAATGTATAGCGATAAAACCCACCAATTAAAGCATGCTAAGCGGGTTGCATCCTCTTATACAATGTTATTTTTACCGTTGACCTTAATGTATCTGTTTATTTTCTCAATAAATATAGGCTATATGTTTACGACAGACTCATGGTCCTTAACCGAATTTAATTCTTTCATGTTTTTACTATTAATCTTCGTATTCGGTTCTTTTATCGGACGGTCGTGGATGTATTATTATCGATTAAAAAGAGCGTAA
- a CDS encoding TetR-like C-terminal domain-containing protein — MDRRKKYTRMVLKDSLIQLLKEKPMSAITVKEICALADINRSTFYSHYSDHYDLLFKIEEEIIEDMNKTLSQYNYTTEEVEALQMTEKLLEYVAENRDICQTLLSEHGDQSFQKRVMMIAHQFTVQSWMNNNNIDKEISEYISMFVVSGSIHVIKSWLENDMNKSPKEMAEIVIRLTNKGLASF, encoded by the coding sequence ATGGATAGACGGAAAAAATATACAAGAATGGTATTAAAGGATAGCCTAATACAATTATTAAAAGAAAAGCCAATGTCGGCCATTACTGTAAAAGAAATATGCGCACTTGCCGATATTAATCGCTCCACATTTTATTCCCATTACTCGGACCATTATGACCTTCTTTTTAAAATAGAAGAGGAAATTATTGAAGATATGAACAAAACGCTCAGTCAATACAATTACACTACGGAGGAAGTAGAAGCACTACAAATGACAGAAAAGCTGTTAGAATATGTCGCCGAAAACCGCGATATATGTCAAACTTTACTTAGTGAGCATGGTGACCAATCGTTTCAAAAAAGAGTAATGATGATCGCACACCAATTCACCGTACAAAGCTGGATGAATAACAACAACATTGATAAAGAAATATCGGAGTATATTAGTATGTTCGTTGTTAGTGGCAGCATTCACGTTATTAAAAGTTGGCTTGAAAACGATATGAACAAATCACCGAAGGAAATGGCGGAGATTGTCATTAGGCTGACAAATAAAGGATTGGCTTCTTTTTAG
- a CDS encoding efflux RND transporter permease subunit, whose protein sequence is MVDYLPEDAQSTQALTIMEDEFTASVPNTRVMIHDVTVQEALLFKEQLSKIEGVTDVIWLDDVMDLKMPLEMADQETVESYFKDGKALFSISVDNGAEVEATDAIYEMIGENDAIAGEAVDTATSQKMAGTESMYAAALLVPIIILILVLSTTSWIEPVFFLTAIGVSVLINLGTNIFIGEISFVTQSVAPILQLAVSLDYAIFLLHSFADYRKKTNNPEEAMQLAMKKSFPAITASAATTFFGFTALMLMQFEIGSDLGLNLVKGILLSFISVMVFLPALTLMFYKWMDKTKHKSFVPSFKGTGEKVLKLKMPSLILVFAILVPAFLAQSNTQFTYGLGDQPETTRAGSDFKLIEETFGESTPLVLLVPKGDLVKEAQLVEELENVDHVTSVISYVNAIGSVIPPEYLDETITKDFFSENYSRIILYTSVGKEGDVPFSIVETVQEEAAYYYDNEALLLGESVTLYDIKNTVARDNVVVNTLTVVTIAIVLLVTFKSISIPLVLLITIQSAVWINLSVPYFTNTPLVFVGYLIISTVQLAATVDYAILLSEAYNEHRKEMPALQAIKKTLDEKIFSISISASILSSVGFILWITSSNPIVSSIGLLLGRGALLAFIMVVCFLPAMLLVFDKVINKTTLKANFYEEK, encoded by the coding sequence ATGGTAGATTACTTGCCTGAAGATGCGCAGTCCACTCAAGCGTTAACTATCATGGAGGATGAATTTACAGCTTCTGTTCCTAATACACGGGTGATGATTCATGACGTGACCGTTCAAGAAGCGCTCCTATTCAAAGAGCAACTTTCGAAAATTGAAGGTGTAACGGATGTTATATGGTTAGATGACGTGATGGATTTAAAAATGCCGTTAGAAATGGCAGACCAGGAGACGGTAGAATCCTATTTTAAAGATGGGAAGGCGTTGTTTTCGATAAGTGTAGATAATGGCGCAGAAGTGGAAGCGACTGACGCTATTTATGAAATGATTGGTGAAAATGATGCGATTGCTGGAGAAGCGGTAGATACAGCAACTTCACAAAAGATGGCTGGAACAGAATCGATGTATGCAGCTGCATTATTAGTGCCGATCATTATTTTAATTCTCGTCTTATCTACAACTTCATGGATTGAGCCAGTCTTTTTCCTAACAGCAATTGGAGTTTCGGTGTTAATTAATTTAGGCACGAACATATTTATTGGCGAAATTTCGTTCGTAACTCAATCAGTTGCCCCAATTTTACAGCTCGCTGTTTCCTTAGATTACGCTATATTTCTTCTTCATAGTTTTGCAGATTATCGGAAGAAAACAAATAACCCTGAAGAAGCGATGCAGCTTGCGATGAAAAAATCTTTTCCAGCGATAACTGCAAGTGCGGCAACAACTTTCTTTGGATTTACGGCACTTATGTTAATGCAGTTTGAAATTGGATCTGACCTAGGTTTGAACTTAGTGAAAGGAATATTACTAAGCTTTATTAGTGTAATGGTATTTTTACCAGCATTAACATTAATGTTCTATAAATGGATGGATAAAACAAAGCATAAAAGCTTCGTTCCAAGCTTCAAAGGCACTGGAGAAAAGGTGTTGAAATTAAAAATGCCGAGTTTGATTCTCGTGTTTGCGATACTAGTACCAGCGTTCTTAGCTCAAAGTAATACACAATTTACGTACGGCCTTGGCGACCAGCCGGAAACGACAAGAGCAGGTAGTGATTTCAAACTAATTGAAGAGACATTCGGAGAATCTACTCCACTTGTCCTATTAGTTCCGAAGGGTGATCTCGTCAAAGAGGCACAATTAGTGGAGGAACTGGAGAATGTTGACCACGTCACGAGTGTTATTTCCTATGTAAATGCAATCGGTTCGGTTATACCACCAGAATATTTAGATGAAACCATCACAAAAGATTTTTTCTCTGAAAATTACAGTCGGATTATTTTATACACAAGCGTTGGAAAAGAAGGAGATGTACCTTTTTCCATTGTGGAAACTGTACAGGAAGAGGCAGCATATTATTATGATAATGAGGCACTACTCCTAGGAGAAAGCGTAACATTGTACGATATTAAAAACACGGTTGCAAGAGACAATGTAGTCGTTAACACGCTTACTGTCGTTACGATTGCTATCGTGTTACTAGTAACTTTTAAATCTATTAGTATACCACTAGTATTATTAATTACGATTCAGTCTGCGGTTTGGATTAATTTATCTGTACCGTACTTTACAAATACACCACTCGTATTCGTAGGCTACTTAATTATTAGTACCGTGCAGCTTGCGGCAACCGTTGATTATGCAATTTTACTTTCTGAAGCGTATAACGAGCATCGCAAGGAAATGCCAGCACTGCAAGCAATTAAGAAAACATTGGATGAGAAAATATTCTCGATTTCCATTTCCGCTTCGATCCTTTCAAGCGTTGGGTTTATTTTATGGATTACATCGTCCAACCCGATTGTCTCTTCTATAGGACTATTGTTAGGAAGAGGGGCATTACTCGCCTTCATCATGGTAGTATGTTTCTTACCAGCTATGCTATTAGTTTTTGATAAAGTGATAAATAAGACAACGTTAAAAGCAAACTTTTATGAGGAGAAATGA
- a CDS encoding YhgE/Pip domain-containing protein, with the protein MRRKRLLFSILVIMLFLPSFLVEAASESRSTKSVKAENENGAVASKDEVIYATLNANGKLNEIYVVNILEVLRPGTITDYGNYNSIKNLTDLSEIIQEDDAIVLEAPKGKFYYQGNMDNTNELPWDVTISYFLDGEEKQPSELLGTEGRIKIDISTTANDGVDLAFYENYILQISLVLSPDIFSDIQAPDGMIANAGKNKQVTFTGLPEQEGNFVVEADVVDFEMESIEISAVPYSMAFDVEVDGLTDDIQTLSEAIEDIHNGVSSLHSGVSDLNKGVKSLRDGSAQYQNGVNEISGASSQLVNGSAEINKTLADISSSISNGLGEIDLGDWDVSDLEDVPGSLKQVAQSLNGIADVLDSLAKNYSAALTELDGVMNSIPTYSISEEDIQSLYESGANKEVVDRLVETYRASLAAVENYRTVRERFNENEATLKELRNNLREWSNGLTALSSELEKALENMDAVDYITQLEQGMATFAASYEEFHKGLVSYTNGVSQLASSYKQIHSGIVGVANGTGELEEGVGELKDGTRKLFEATNDMPEQMREEIDKMLADFDKSDFEAVSFVSADNTNINTVQFVIKTEKIKKEEKETVAVVEEEKKGFWTRLLDLFRK; encoded by the coding sequence ATGAGACGTAAACGATTGTTATTCAGTATATTGGTAATCATGTTGTTCTTGCCTTCATTTCTAGTAGAAGCGGCTTCTGAAAGTCGTTCGACAAAAAGTGTTAAAGCAGAAAATGAAAACGGAGCAGTCGCTTCCAAAGATGAAGTAATTTACGCAACGTTAAACGCGAATGGTAAATTAAACGAAATATATGTAGTAAATATTTTAGAAGTGTTGAGACCAGGAACGATAACAGATTACGGCAACTACAATAGTATAAAAAACTTAACAGATTTATCCGAGATCATCCAAGAAGACGATGCAATTGTTCTTGAAGCGCCAAAGGGGAAGTTCTATTATCAAGGGAATATGGATAATACAAATGAACTTCCTTGGGATGTTACTATTTCTTACTTCCTAGATGGAGAAGAAAAGCAACCATCTGAACTCCTTGGTACGGAGGGGCGAATAAAAATCGATATTTCTACAACGGCGAATGACGGAGTAGACCTTGCTTTTTATGAGAATTATATTTTACAAATCTCGCTCGTTCTATCTCCGGACATTTTTAGTGATATACAAGCCCCTGACGGAATGATTGCAAACGCAGGAAAGAATAAACAAGTTACGTTTACTGGACTACCGGAACAAGAAGGCAATTTTGTGGTGGAAGCTGATGTAGTAGATTTTGAAATGGAAAGTATTGAAATATCGGCTGTTCCATATTCAATGGCTTTCGATGTAGAAGTAGATGGGTTAACAGATGATATTCAAACACTTTCCGAAGCAATTGAGGACATTCATAACGGTGTATCGAGTTTACATTCCGGTGTTTCCGATTTAAATAAAGGTGTGAAGTCTTTACGCGATGGCTCTGCTCAATATCAAAATGGCGTAAACGAAATTAGTGGAGCATCTTCACAGCTCGTTAATGGCTCTGCTGAAATTAATAAAACGTTAGCGGACATTAGTAGCTCGATCAGTAATGGTTTAGGAGAGATAGATTTAGGTGATTGGGACGTAAGCGATTTAGAAGACGTGCCAGGCTCCTTAAAGCAAGTTGCACAATCACTAAACGGCATTGCGGATGTATTAGATAGCTTAGCTAAAAATTATTCAGCTGCCCTTACCGAATTAGATGGTGTGATGAATAGCATTCCAACCTATTCGATATCGGAAGAAGACATTCAAAGCTTATATGAAAGTGGCGCAAATAAAGAAGTAGTAGACCGATTAGTAGAGACGTATAGGGCTAGTTTAGCCGCTGTGGAAAACTACCGTACTGTTAGAGAGAGGTTTAATGAAAATGAAGCAACACTTAAAGAACTTCGTAACAATTTACGGGAGTGGAGTAACGGTTTAACGGCATTATCTAGTGAACTAGAAAAGGCGCTCGAAAATATGGATGCTGTTGATTATATTACGCAATTAGAACAAGGAATGGCTACGTTCGCAGCGAGCTATGAGGAGTTCCATAAAGGTTTAGTAAGCTACACAAATGGGGTTTCCCAACTAGCAAGCTCTTACAAACAAATACATTCGGGAATTGTCGGTGTTGCAAATGGTACTGGAGAGCTTGAAGAAGGTGTAGGTGAACTAAAAGACGGAACAAGAAAATTGTTTGAAGCGACCAACGATATGCCAGAGCAAATGCGAGAAGAAATTGATAAAATGTTGGCAGACTTTGATAAATCAGACTTTGAGGCCGTTTCATTCGTTTCAGCCGATAACACGAATATCAACACCGTTCAATTTGTCATTAAAACTGAAAAAATAAAGAAAGAAGAGAAAGAAACGGTTGCGGTTGTAGAGGAAGAGAAGAAAGGATTTTGGACTCGACTACTCGACCTGTTTCGCAAATAA
- a CDS encoding YwbE family protein: protein MSGTIRSNIQIGTRVKVVQKHHQRTGELTEGIVSKLLTKSPSHPHGIKVMLEGGIVGRVKEIVK from the coding sequence ATGTCAGGAACGATTCGAAGTAATATCCAAATAGGCACCCGTGTTAAAGTTGTACAAAAACATCACCAACGTACAGGAGAGTTAACGGAAGGTATTGTGAGCAAACTTTTAACGAAATCACCATCGCACCCACACGGTATAAAAGTAATGCTAGAGGGTGGAATTGTTGGTAGAGTGAAAGAAATAGTAAAGTAG